From the genome of Terriglobia bacterium:
GTATCGAGAGCGCCCAGGATTTCGTCGCTCTCCTGTCCCAAACGGTGATCGAGGCAAAAAAAGAAATCGATGCCGATGTCCAAAAAGAGATCGGTTCAAAATCGGGCCGCCGCCTGGACGCATTGCGGCTGGTGTCGTACAGCCTGGAAAAACTCGAGCTGCACATGAAGCAGAGCTGCCGGATTCTCAACGATCTTCGTTCGCTGCGCCGGCTTCTGGCAGCGGAACGCACAGCACCCGCGCGCGCCGTCCCGCCCAAACCGGCCCCAGCAGTACGGCTTGATACGTCCCTACCCGCGGTGCATTCTCCGTGCCGGGCCACGGTGAAACCTCAGCCCCCGACGCCGGGCAGGGTGGTTGCAGCATGAAGTCGGCCACAAAGTCATCGCGCATGTTGTTTGCGAATTGAGGCGGACTATGAATGTACGCGAATGGTCGAAGTCAACCGCAGTTTACGGTCAGAAACTTGTCCATAGCGGGCGTGAGGGAGCGGCACTGGGCCGGGACTCGTATCTGCACGGAGAACACCTGGGAACGTTCTTCAACCAGTCGGCTCGCACCGCCCTGAAGCCCGCAGTCCTTGGGGCGGCCCTCGGTTTGTTGAGCGCGTATCCAGCCCACCGCAACAGATCGGCGCTCCGGGCGTTCGAATGCGGCGTGCTCGGCTGCGTCGTTGGGTTCGGCGCGGCCGTCGCCTGGCAGAGCCGCGGCCTGGCCTCCAGCGTCGCTTCGCGCGCGCTGAAAAATATCGACAGGGTGCGCGATGAGCACTGGCTGGAAAAGCACCCCATCGACTACGCATAATTGGCAATAATAAGGATAAGCGTTCAAACCAGGGCTTGCGCTTGCCGCCGGGCGTTCCTGTTTCGGCAAAACGCCCGAACGCGCTGGTGCCGATTCTTTCATCCCACAGTCCAAAAGCGGAATACCTTAGGTGCAGCAGGCTGATGCGATCATGCCGAGCAGCACCACCCCGGAGAATTTTGGGAAGGAACTCCTTCCGCGCGACGACTGCATTGACGCGTTGCCCGCCGATGTCCCCGGCAAGCCGAATGCAACCGCGGCCCTGAACCTGAACCGCCGCCGCTTCCTTCAAGTAGCCGCGCTTCCCTGTGCCGCGTGCGCCGTGGCCGCATCTTTACCTGCCTGTTGCTCTGAGCCGCTGCACGATTCCCCGCTGCCGCAAGGCGACGCCGCCGTCGAGGCCAGGTTCTATGACAAGCTCGCATCGAAGAGCGTGCAGTGCCGGTTGTGTCCACGCCAGTGCGTGGTCGCCGACGGCGGGCGCGGCTACTGCAAAGTGCGCGAGAACCGCGGCGGGACCTACTACAGCCTGGTGCATTCTCGCCTGTGCGCCGCACACATCGATCCCATCGAAAAGAAGCCGTTCTTCCATTTCCGACCGGGCACGCTCGCCTTCTCCGTCGCTACCGGCGGCTGTAACGTCAATTGCAAGTTCTGCCAGAACTGGGAAATCTCGCAGATCGCTCCCGAGCAACTGCGACGGCAGTACGTCACGCCCGCCGGCCTGGCCGCCGCCGCACGACAGAACGACTGCCCGACGCTCGCCTATACCTACAGCGAGCCCGTCATCGCAACCGAGTATTACCTGGACTCCGCCGAGGCCGGCCACGCTGCGGGGATCAAGAGCGTGTTCGTCAGCAATGGCTTCATCCGCCGCGAGCCTCTGGAGCGCCTCTGCCATCGCATGGACGCCATCAAGATTGACCTGAAGGCGTTTTCCGATGCGTACTACCGCGAGGTGGTCAACGCGGAGCTCAAGCCGATCCTGGAAACGCTGGTCACCATCCGCAAGCGCGGCGTGTGGCTGGAAATCGTGTACCTGACCGTACCATCCTTAAACG
Proteins encoded in this window:
- the amrS gene encoding AmmeMemoRadiSam system radical SAM enzyme; protein product: MPSSTTPENFGKELLPRDDCIDALPADVPGKPNATAALNLNRRRFLQVAALPCAACAVAASLPACCSEPLHDSPLPQGDAAVEARFYDKLASKSVQCRLCPRQCVVADGGRGYCKVRENRGGTYYSLVHSRLCAAHIDPIEKKPFFHFRPGTLAFSVATGGCNVNCKFCQNWEISQIAPEQLRRQYVTPAGLAAAARQNDCPTLAYTYSEPVIATEYYLDSAEAGHAAGIKSVFVSNGFIRREPLERLCHRMDAIKIDLKAFSDAYYREVVNAELKPILETLVTIRKRGVWLEIVYLTVPSLNDSESELRAMAKWVKSELGPDVPVHFTRFYPLYRLKNLPPTPVETLERAKSIAGAEGLHFVYVGNVPGHAGQHTHCPKCSRVVVERAGFTVRKLQLKNGRCEFCRAPVAGMWT